The DNA segment GGCTCGCCCGTGTCGCCCGTGTCACCCATGTCGCCGGTGGAGCCGCCCGCCAGAAGCAACTGGATCTCCTGAAGGGCCGTCGCCTGCTCCGCCAGAACAGTGGCCGGGTCTGCGTCGCCGCCGGCCACGGCGGCGGTCAGGGCCTCATCCACGGCCACCGCCTTGGCCAGGGCCCGCACCAGCGGGTCCTCACCGTCGGCCGAGACGCCGCCGGCGAACTCGCTGGCGCTCCGGCCGGTGGCCGCCTCCAGGTTCGGGATGATCCCGACGCCGTCGTCGCCCTCGGCCATCACCGAGCTGTCGTAGTTGGCCCCGTTGGGACCCTCCAGCAGGTTGATCACCGCCTGGACGTCGGTGGCGGCCAGAGCGGCGTCTACCAGGGCTGCCGCGGCGCTGGCCGGGCCGGCTGCGGGTTCCTCAGTGGTCGTCTCGTCCTGGGCGTCGACCAACGTGAGCATGGGCGCCAGGAACGCTGCCGCGAGAGCCAGGGTCAAGCCGGCGACCCACCCCCAGCGGGAGACACGCGTCCTACGATCCAGCATCGTCTCACCCTCCGCAACGCGCGGGTTCTCGGACCCGCGGGATTCCGCCCTGAGGGCGGTACGACGTGCCGGCCGGCGTGACGTCGCACTGTCAGTCTCCCATGAATGGCCCCCGGAGACCATGGACGGCCAACCGGGCCCAGGTGTAAGTTCCGTACCGTCTGGTGCGCGAGAAGATCGTGACCGGCCCCGCCGCTTCGGGGGGTCACGGGCGGGCGGTGCGTGCCGCCGGCTCACCGCCCGAGTCCACGGCGGCGTCCGGCTCTGCCGTCTCGTCCGCCCCATCGCCCACGCCAGCGTCGAGCTGGTAGCCGAACCCGCGCACGGTACGGATCACCTCGGGCAGGGACTCGGGGCGCTGCAGCTTGTGACGGAGGAGGTAGACGTACTTGGAGACGTCCTCGGGGGTCGCGTCCGGGCGGCTCCAGGCCTGCCGGGCGATCTCTGCCGCGGAGAGGACCCGGCCGGGGCGCCGGGCCAGAACGCTCAGCACCTGGTACTCCTTGGGCGAGAGGCGGATCTCCCGCCCGTCCAGGAGCACCCGCTTGGCCCGGTCGTCGATCTCCAGCGGGCCCAGGGTCATGTGGCTCTCCATGGGCTCGCCCGCCCGGTAGCGACGTTGGACGGCCTCGATGCGCGCCTCGATCTCGCTCAGGTCGAAGGGCTTGGTGACGTAGTCGTCGGCCCCTTCCTTGAGGCCGCGCACCTTGTCCTCGGTGGCGTCCCGCACGGTGACCATGATGACCGGGACCTGGGAGGTCTCCCGGATCTCGGCCAGCACGTCCCAGCCGGAGCGCTCGGGCATCATCACGTCCAGGAGCACCAGCTGGGGGTCGTGGGCCACGAACTGGGTGAGGGCCTGGGAGCCGTCCCGGGCCGAGGCCACCTGGTGCCCGCGACCCCGCAGGAACTTCTCCAGCAGCAACAGGGACTGGGGATCGTCATCCACGACCAGAATGCGCATGCAGCTCAGCCTCCTCGGGAAGGTCGTCCGAAAGCTGGGGCCCCGACGTGGGCAGCTCCACCACGAACGTGGCCCCCTGCCGGCCGTCGCGCTCGGCGATGCGGTTGCCGGACTCGGCCCAGACGCGGCCGCCGTGGAGCTGGACGAAGCGGCGAACCACGGCCAGACCGAGCCCGATGCCCTCCTGGCCGGGCTCCTCCTGCCCGCCCAGCTGGACGAAGGGATCGAAGACCTTCTCCTCGTTGCCGGGCTCGAGACCCTTGCCGGTGTCGCTCACCTCCACGACGGTGACGCTTGCTCCGGGTTCGAGGCGCACCTGCACCACGCCGTGGCGGGTGAACTTGACCGCGTTGTGGAGCAGGTTGATCATGACCTGACGGAGCTTGGTCCGGTCGGCCATCACCCGCACCCGCCTGGGCGCCAGGAGCCGCAGGCGGACGCTTCGACGCTCGGCCAGGAAGCGGACGTGGTCCCAGGCCCGGCCCACCAGCTCCACCAGCTCCACCGGCTCCAGGTGGAGCGGCTCCCGGTCCTCGCCCGTCCGGTTGAAGAAGAGGATGTTGTCGATCAGCTCCAGCAGGTGGTCGCCTGCCTGGAGGATGGCCTCGGTGTCCTCCCGCTGGCTTCGGGTGAGGCGGCCGTCGCTCTCCCGCAGCAGAAGCTGGGCATAGCCTCGTACCGAGTGGAGGGGGGTCTTCAGTTCGTGCCCCATGGTGGAGAGGAAACGCGACTTGGCCTGGTTCGCCTGCTCGAGCTCCCGGTTCACCTGCTGGAGCTGCCGGTTGGCCTCCTCCAGGCGCTCGTTCACCTGGCGCAGCGCGTGGTCCCGGTGCGCGAGGGAATCGGCCATCTGGTTGAACTCGTGGGCCAGGGCCTCCAGCTCGTCGCCGCTGGTCACCTCGACCCTCGCCCCCAGGTCGCCCTCGCCCACGCGCTTGACGAAGCCCATCATCCGCCCCACCGGGCCCAGGATGGCCTGGAAGAGGGTGAAGGCCACGGCCAGCCCCGCCGCCACGAAGGCCAGGGCCAGGAGACCGATGCGGAGCTGGGTGTGCCGGATCTCTCCGTTGATCTGGGAGAGGGAAAGGCCCAGGCGGACGTACGAAGGCGCCGGCGCGGCCTCCTGCCCGTCGGCCGGGGCCGCGGGGGCCGCAGCGGGGGAAGAGGGGATCACCTGCAGCATGTCCAGGTACGGGGAGCCATCCGAGCCGCGGGAGGTGACCACCACCCGAGGCGAGGTTACCCCCGGACCGCCGGCCAGCACCGCCGCGAAGGCCCCAGGCAGCGACGGCACCTTGCCGTCCGAGGCGGCGCTGCTCTGCGAGAGGACCTGTCCGTCCTGGACGACCTGGGCATAGATCACCTCGCCCACCACGGCCCGGTAGGTGAGGAGGGTGAGGTAGAGGTCGCGCCGTAACGGCTCCTCGATCTCCTGGGCGGAGGCGGCTTCCTTGCGGAGGTCACTCAGAAGCAGCTCGCCCCGGCGCAGCAGCTGCTCGTAGAGGGCGTCCGCGATCTGGCGCGACGCCAGCCACCCCAGCGAGGCGGAGAGGGAGACCACGAAGAAGACGAAGGCGGCGACGAACTTGAAGCGCAGGCTGCGAGCGAAGCGCACCGGCCATCACCAAACCATCATGGCCCATCTCGAGAGGTCGAGGCCATAGAAGGTCGGTTCCAATCCCGTACCGCCCGCCCGCCGGTCTCTCAGGATCTGGGCCCGCCTGAGTCCGCCCGCAGCTCGCGCCGCAGCACCTTACCCACCATGGACTTGGGCAGCTCGTCCCGGAACTCCACGATCCGGGGCACCTTGTAGCCCGCCAGGCGCTCCCGGCAGAAAGCGATCAGCTCGTCCTCGGAGAGGTTCTCACCCTCCTTCACCACCACGAAGGCCTTCACCCGCTCCCCCGCGTAGGGGTCGGGCACGCCTGTGACGGCCGCCTCCCTGACCTTTGGATGCTGGTAGAGGACCTCCTCCACCTCCCGGGGGTAGACGTTGAAGCCGCCGGTGAGGATCAGGTCCTTCTTCCGCTCCACGATGGCGATGTAGCCGTCCTCGTCCATGCGGGCCACGTCGCCGGTGTAGAGCCATCCGTCCCGGATGGTGGCCGCCGTCTCCTCGGGCCGGTTCCAGTAGCCCTTCATCACCTGAGGCCCCTTCACCACCAGCTCTCCCGTCTCGCCGGGGGGAAGCTCCCGCTCGCCCGTCTCCAGGTCCACGATGCGGCAGAGGGTCCCGGGGGCGGGGATCCCCACCGTTCCCGGCTTGCTCCGGTGCACGGGGTTCCCCGAGACGAAGGGCGACGCCTCCGAGAGGCCGTATCCCTCCACGATGCGACCGCCCGAGCGCTGCTCGAACCGCCGCATCACCTCCACCGGCAGGGGGGCGGCCCCCGAGTTCATCATCTGGAGGGAGCTCAGGTCGTAGCGGGCGCTCTCGGGGGCGTTCAGGATCGCGATGTACATGGTGGGTACCCCCGGGAAGTGGGTGGGCCGGCCGCGGTGGATAGTGCGCAGGACCTCCTCGAGGCGGAACCGCGGGAGCGCGATGAGGGTGTGCCCGTGGAAGAGGGCGAAGTTGAGGCACGTGGTGAGCCCGTACGAGTGGAAGAAGGGGAGGACGGCCAGCACTCGGTGGTAGCCCCGGAAGAGCTCGGCCCCGGCCACGCCCGCGAGCTGCTCCACGTTGACCACCAGGTTGGCGTGGGTGAGCATGGCGCCCTTCGGGGTGCCGGTGGTGCCGCCCGTGTACTGGAGGCAGGCCACCGTCTCCTGCGGGTCGACGGGTCCCTGGGGGGCCTGCCAGCCCTGACGCCGGGCCTGCCGGATCAGGTGCGAGAGGTTGTGATGGCCGGCCCCTCGCGGGGCGGGCACCCATTGGCGCTGCCGCCGGGCCTGCA comes from the Limnochorda pilosa genome and includes:
- a CDS encoding long-chain-fatty-acid--CoA ligase, with amino-acid sequence MNAPAPGQRPWARFYPEGTGADLQVPPETIPERFDRQVALLGSEAARRPLVEFFGARFSFARIQEESRLLAAALHRLGVARGDRVAVMLPNSPQYVVAYLGVLRLGAVVVQVNPLYTPRELAFLLEDSGARALVVLDQMLPTLERARREQELRHLETVVYTRIREYLPPLLALLQPLQARRQRQWVPAPRGAGHHNLSHLIRQARRQGWQAPQGPVDPQETVACLQYTGGTTGTPKGAMLTHANLVVNVEQLAGVAGAELFRGYHRVLAVLPFFHSYGLTTCLNFALFHGHTLIALPRFRLEEVLRTIHRGRPTHFPGVPTMYIAILNAPESARYDLSSLQMMNSGAAPLPVEVMRRFEQRSGGRIVEGYGLSEASPFVSGNPVHRSKPGTVGIPAPGTLCRIVDLETGERELPPGETGELVVKGPQVMKGYWNRPEETAATIRDGWLYTGDVARMDEDGYIAIVERKKDLILTGGFNVYPREVEEVLYQHPKVREAAVTGVPDPYAGERVKAFVVVKEGENLSEDELIAFCRERLAGYKVPRIVEFRDELPKSMVGKVLRRELRADSGGPRS
- a CDS encoding sensor histidine kinase, whose translation is MRFARSLRFKFVAAFVFFVVSLSASLGWLASRQIADALYEQLLRRGELLLSDLRKEAASAQEIEEPLRRDLYLTLLTYRAVVGEVIYAQVVQDGQVLSQSSAASDGKVPSLPGAFAAVLAGGPGVTSPRVVVTSRGSDGSPYLDMLQVIPSSPAAAPAAPADGQEAAPAPSYVRLGLSLSQINGEIRHTQLRIGLLALAFVAAGLAVAFTLFQAILGPVGRMMGFVKRVGEGDLGARVEVTSGDELEALAHEFNQMADSLAHRDHALRQVNERLEEANRQLQQVNRELEQANQAKSRFLSTMGHELKTPLHSVRGYAQLLLRESDGRLTRSQREDTEAILQAGDHLLELIDNILFFNRTGEDREPLHLEPVELVELVGRAWDHVRFLAERRSVRLRLLAPRRVRVMADRTKLRQVMINLLHNAVKFTRHGVVQVRLEPGASVTVVEVSDTGKGLEPGNEEKVFDPFVQLGGQEEPGQEGIGLGLAVVRRFVQLHGGRVWAESGNRIAERDGRQGATFVVELPTSGPQLSDDLPEEAELHAHSGRG
- a CDS encoding response regulator transcription factor, which encodes MRILVVDDDPQSLLLLEKFLRGRGHQVASARDGSQALTQFVAHDPQLVLLDVMMPERSGWDVLAEIRETSQVPVIMVTVRDATEDKVRGLKEGADDYVTKPFDLSEIEARIEAVQRRYRAGEPMESHMTLGPLEIDDRAKRVLLDGREIRLSPKEYQVLSVLARRPGRVLSAAEIARQAWSRPDATPEDVSKYVYLLRHKLQRPESLPEVIRTVRGFGYQLDAGVGDGADETAEPDAAVDSGGEPAARTARP